The Cervus canadensis isolate Bull #8, Minnesota chromosome X, ASM1932006v1, whole genome shotgun sequence genome contains the following window.
taattaaaacagtgtggtcTTGGACCACAAATAGACAGAATAACCAATGGAATGTAATGGGAAGCACAGACTAGACcaaataacacacagaaatctatGGTATGATAAAGGTGGAATTTGAATCAGTGTGTGCAAAGATGTACATTTTTCTAAATGATGTGATTGTGAGGAAAGTATACACTATTCGATTAGTGAATATGTCAAATCTGAATGTCCACATGAAGGGAAATAAAGCAATTGGAGCTCTATATGATGTCTGCAAAAAACACCGGTTTCCCCAGGAACACcgattcaaaaatgaaaaataaaccttaaaagcataaaaaaaaaagttaaggagaAAGATGTTACAACCCCAGAGTAAAGATAAAGCTCTTTTAACAGGCACAGGAAAGCACACATATAAAGACTAATATCCCAACATACCTGTGACTTCTATGAATCTATAACAAAAACCTTCTACCAATGGGAAAATTGAAAAATTTCCCCCCGTGACActtgtcatggagaagaaattGAAATGGTCATTCAGCATAAAAATAGAGTTCAACCGTATGAGTGACTGgagacatgcaaaagaataattCTCCCTGATATAATTTTACACCCACTAGAGTGCCAACAGGCAAGAATCCCTATTCCACCACGTATTTGGTGAGGATACAGAACAATGGGACTCAACCCGCTGGTGGAGGAAGAAGTTGGACACAGTTTCCCTGCACTCAGTGAGCCTATGACCTAGCCATCCCACTCCCTTAAACACTGAAATGCGTATTGCACATGGGCTAGACATCAGAACACTGCTTGCATCGGTGCTCTGAAGGGCTCTCAAGTGGAAAGCATGCAGATGTCCAGGGACAAGAAGAAAAATGGAGGGACAAAGGGAGGTGTGGCTCCACAAGGGTACATGACAGGGCAAGGAAAGAGAAAGCCCGGTGGAGACAGGTCACACTGTAGATACTGGTTGATACTGCCACAAATGTCGAGTGATGCTAAGAGGAAGTGGCAGAAGACCACAGAGAACCTGATAAAATTGACCGTGATTTGCAGATAACAAGTGTAAGCAAGACTATTTAAGGATGAGATAACagtgtcttaaaaaaaacaaaggaaaatccaAACGGAAAATGGAGGGTGATGGTTTATACAAGACACCCTGGAGGATGGCTCTTCGTCTGCaagcggaagggagtgagtggaACGGAAATCAGGAGGAGAGTGACTAGGGGTTGGTAAATGCTCCTTCATCAGGCAGGCGGAGGCTGGAGCACCTGTTCCTCACTCCCCTGGCCTTCTGTGATTTCCCAGGAAAACGGCCCGCAAGGGCAGTGTCCTCTGCAGACAGAACATGGAGAGCCGCAGCGTGGGTCCCCAGCctgagcaccccccacccccccggagGGCTGTTCTGTAAGGGGCGGGGTGAGGCCCAGGCCCCGCCTCCCGCATGCGCACTGTGCCAGCCAATCGGCGCTGCTCCCTCTCAGGAGAGGCCGGTTACTTCCGTGCTGTCCCGAGGTCCTGAGAGGAGCGTCCCGTGTGCGGTGTGAGGTTCGCAGTTTGGAGATTGTGGTGAGGAGCTCACCCTGTGTGGatgaaggatggagggagggagggacaggcaGAGGGATCCAAGAGGGGGACAGAGGGACCCTCAGGGAGGCCGGCGGCACCACATGACCgtgagcagggctgggggaggggcggcgCCATCTTCTCAGACTTGAAGGAATCAGAGTGTGGGGCTGTGGCAGCCAGGCTGGCCTCTGAGGCGATGTCCCCAAGGCTTCCCCTCGGCCTCCAGCCGGGCAGAAGGAGGACCCCAAGGGCTGGGCCAGCAGGCGGGGTTTGGGGAAAGCTGTCGGTCCCCACAACCCAGGAGAGTCTCAGAAGGTGGGCAAGCGTCATCCACCCAGGTCTGTCCTTCCTGCCCAGTGACCGGGCAGAAAGGATGGGCCAGTGCCCTGAGGTCATCGTGGGGTCCAGATGGCGTGTCAGGAAGGCCCCCAACCCGACTGTGCCTGGACAGGTGCTGAACGGTTTATTCCCCACCCCTATGGAGGGACACTCAGGTTTGTCCTGCCtgtggccaggcctccctgcccaacACCTGATCCTTGGAGACCCAAGGCGCAGGGGGCAGCCTCTGTCCCCATGTGGGATCCTGACACTCTGTCCCCAGAGGGTCTTGACACTCAGATGTCTGTGGGCAGCACGGGGCTGTGAGGGGCGGTGCAGGAGGCAGTCTTCCATCACAGCGCTTGGGGGAGGGGGTCATGATCACTGCGTGcttcatcagctcctcctccaacAAGAGACAAGAGAATGCACACACACTGATCTGCCATGGAGGACCCATGCCGGCCATCGCCCGTTGACCTTGTGCCAATCTGTGTCTTTACGTTTGTGCTCCCAGGGTGCAGGCGTACTGTCTGTACCTTGGAAGACACGAGTAGATGGAGAGGCCTCAGAGGAAGCGTCTCAGGAGGGTTAAGGATGCCTCAAAGGAGATTCAGGATGCCCCTATGGAGGCTCAGGATATGGCAGCCTGTGACTCTGGGAGTCAGGAGAGAAGAGAGCTGAGTGAGCCAGAGAGTGTTTGCCAAGGTACGGTCTTTCGGAAACCTTTGCAGATCACAGTGCATGGGTGAGGGCGGAGATGCCGGGTCGGGCAGTAACCCTGTCCCTTGGGTCACTGCTTCCCAGTCCTCCACATGGTAAGCAGGGAAAGCCATGTGTGTGCCGAGCTGTGTCATGTATCGGAGACTGCCCAGTTCAGCCTCATATCCCAAACTGGGACTGCCCTGTAAGCTTCCTAGCAGCTCTCCTTCATAACAGCTTGCACATCCTTCTTTCCAAACCATTTCCTGGGGTGCTACAGTTTTTTTTCACCTGTTGGTCAACCCTGAAAGGCTTATAACACTGTCTCCAAAAAGTGGTCCTGGTCCCTGACCTAACTTCATCTGACCTGCACATACATGATTCCTCTTGAGATGTCTGCTTTAAGAAGCTTTTGTTGGGGCAAAGCCTGGACCCTCtacagtgagtctgtttcttcagGAAACCTGACCAAAATGTCATACATCAGTTTtacaatgttttctatttttatttctgtgcagAAAACAGCTCAGTGACTGAAACCCTCGGGGGGGAACAGCCCTCTGCAGAAACATTTCAGGAAGATTTGCGGTAATGTTCTATAGCAATTTTTACCTGCTAGGTAAAGTCAGCTTGGCTCACGTAACAAGTATTGTCTGTGAAATCCTTGAGTGGCGGATTTCTTTCATAACAAGTATGGTCTTTTAGGTTGTCTTTATTGAATAATATTTGATGTAACTTCTTCACAGGAATGAAATACAGAAGATGCTGGAAGAATTTAGAGGTATGTTTGAGTGATATTTATAATtaatgaaaattgttttaaaccaTGTAGCTTTTATAAATTTAGATGTTAAATGGGTGGATAATAAGACTTCTTCTCAGATACAGGATTTTATGCAAGTATTCAGTGTGTTTTGACTTTTAGGTTTTGTAGGTTTTTGCAAAGTGAAAATGGTACTAACATTGTTGATGAACCAAGAATGATGCTTTAATTTCTGCATGTGTACCCTGAATGGACCGTGTAAGGAAATGGATGAGATAGTTTGTACCACCTTTGGTGTGCACAACTAAAGTGATGTATCAGTGCTCAGGTCAATTTTAAACAGTCTTGATTTAATTACTTCTCACGACTTTCTGATGTTCTTTTCTTTGGTTAGCAGCAGAAATGGAATCCTTTTTcgttatttaaacatttataatCTGTGTCAGAGAAAACTAGAGACAACTCTCCTAGCTATTGAGAGATGTATAATCAGGTCCCCAAACTTGGAAGAATTTTACTGTTCTGTCAGATACTAGTTACCATATCTGTGTTAGAGGACAGTACACTTAGGAAAGCATCTGGGGCAATTTGTGCCCCTTTGATACAGATCACCCTCACAGGCAAATATGCTCTGAATACTTTGGTCTGCTTCGTTGGGATGAGGTGCTTCTTTTGTGAGCTGCCTGGTGAACCGTTTATTATGTATAGATTCTGgatgtataaattatttttattatattgcagACCCTTCATGATTACTGAAAGATAACTATTTATTGTTGGCCCATAAAATCAAACCATGTGATTTGCAAAGCTTATCTTATAGGAATAAATCTTTGTGAAATGCAGCACTTACAGATAAAAACATTATGTACAAAGCTccgggaaaaatattttttaaatgttcctgAACTGCTTACTTGAAACCTGGGTTTTTATGCCCATGGTCTTTGTCTCCTTTAGTGAAATACAGTCAAAAGCATCACACACTAGATTGCTTGAAAAATCAGTTTCGTGCAATAtaatgatttttatccttttgaaGGATACTTTCGCAAAGGATTCTTTTCTGCATTATTTTGCAACACATCCTAATGGTAATCCATCTAAACATGTCCCTTGAACTACAGGATATTTTACACAGTTAGAAAGAGTTGCCTTTTCACTGTTTTCTGATGAGGAATGAATGGAAAGTTTTCTCCTGAGATTCTTTATACACGTTTTGAAACTTGGAAAATGCTTTGATTGTTATCACTTTTCCAGTATCTCTAAATCTAAAGGTGGTCTGTGGTTAGAAAAATTAGAGTCGTGATACTAGTACTGGAAAGGTTTTCCAGAGAAAAGTGAGCAAATCTTGCGTTTTGAAATGGTGTCTGTATTATAAATCTTAAGTGTCTTTGCATATTGCTGAGGCAGCATTTGCCCATATTGATTTGAATGTATCAGAACAAGATAATTTTCCACATTTGACTTtaatgagtaaatattttttatatagttgaCATGAAACAGGCTCTtcttgcaaagagaaaaaagtttgaGATGAACACAAGAGCTACTATCAAAATCACTAATGAAAAACTTGATAGTGTTTGGAAAACACACCAAGAACAAAGGTAAAGTGGTTTAAGTTTTTGTGCCACAATGACGTTTTGTATAATTTCTTAGTATCTGATGGTATGTATAAGGCAAACACTATTACATTTTCCAGTGCAAAACatattttgcttgatttttttttcctaaccagGTAAAGCCATTAGTTTTGTAATCCTACTCCTTAAGAGAATTGAGATAtatttcctagaagaaaataaagatgacctttttccttcccctttcaAAGAACAATTGAGTTTTCATtctatataattaaattatattcaaTCTAGACCTATCCTAGCTGAACATAAGGCTGATGTCTTAAACCATTATTCTTGTGACAGTTAACTATATTCAGTTATGCAGAAAAGGTTAATCTTATATTGTGAAAAATTTGTACCATTTAACTAAGTTGTGtttactgttctttttttcaaaattcattgTTGTGCCAAAGAGGGGAAATAGTTAAGTGAAATATTCCTGTTTGGTAATCTTCTCTGATAAATAGATAGTATAAGCTGACTGAATCTACTTATCATATTAGGACATACAGGATATTCagtaagaagaaatgaaaagtaaactgCTTTTATTAATAGATAAAATGATGTTTCTGGGAAATTCATAGTACAATAAATTGTCACTAGATTTCAAGAAGTAGAGAGCATGTGCAATAGTGTTTGTATTCATTCAGTCAGGAGCAGTACTTTTGGAACTGAGGAGTAAGTTatccacttaacctctctgtttccCGTGAGAATATTTCAGCTGCTATTGTGCTATTactgctttcttcttttatagtGTAAATTGTGTCaaatcaattttgttttaaatacagtTGATATTTGTTTGTATCTTTGTGGAGTTTGACATTGCTCTTTCTTATGTTTcacaggcagaatctttatctCAAATATGCTCAGCAGTTTCAGACTTTGTTTCGAGAGTGGGATTTAGACATGAAGAAAGCCCAGGAACAAGAAGAAAAACTAGCTGTTAGTATCAGCCTTAGCTTTAAAATGAGCTTATTGTATCAAAGTCTCAATTAGCAATCGCTCAGGCAATGATACAGGAGAGAAGCTAGAGCCCCTGAACTCAGATGGGTGAAGGTGGGTGGGAGATGTAGTGAAGGGAGAATGAGTGTTCTCTTGGGAGTGCCTCTGTTTATTTAGTGAAGTAGTAAGGTCACCGTTTAGGAGTAAGGATGGTGGATAAGTTGTTGCCTTTGGGGGACAGAGAAGAAGCCCTGGAATTGTTTCCTGAGAGGACCAGGGAGATACCATTGCCAAGCAGCAATTATGGGTGCAAATTAGGTTGCTGTCATAGTGATCATGAATTTAAAGTGAGACCACTCCACATGGCTGATGCAGAGCAGCTGGAGAGGCGGATTTCCCAGGATTGGGGTTTAGTCATGAAGACTGACAGAGGAGGGGCCAAGGTACATGTGCCATGGCATAGGTGTAATGATCGATGGTGGGATTTAAGctgagaaggaggagagaggaagtcaAGAGAGTGGGGGTTGGGGACAATGAACAGTCCTAGCATCAGCGGATGTTATTCCTGATGTAGTGTTGACCTGTATGTAGCAAGAAAGGGAATGAAGTGCAAAACAGAGAGGTAGTGGTTGAATGCTAGGGgaaatgaaaaagtatatgtaGTACAATGGTCTAGGGCCCAGACCCCAGAATGGTAAATGTTTGGGATCCAATCTTGGTTGACCAGTGCTAGCTGTGAAACCAAGGACAGATTGTTTATctgtgtgtctcagtttcctcatctatgaaaggGAACACAGTGAGAGTATGTACCTCATAGAGActttttgaagaataaaaaaatgagatcatatagAAGAAGTCTGTTAAAGTCATTGGAACCATACCTGACCTGTAGTTCCTGTTTAAGTCTTTGCTCTAACTAATATCATGTAGCCAGGGCAGTTCTTGGGAATGACCGAATCCCATGACTATGGGGTATGACTATATAAGTGAGTGGCTAATGTAAAGAAGCGGGTAAGTTTATTGTTGGAGTTTAGGTCAAAGAACAGAAAGGCCAGCTATTGGAAGGATCATCTATGTGCATATTGAAGGGGCCaagaattaatatatattttgagtATTGTTAAGAAAGAATAGTTCCTCAGCAATTACTGTTAGGAAGGATTACCTTGTAGATTTTGCCTACCCGTGGTAAACACATTATTGGAAGGGTCATTTGTGGATTTTGACCTCAAGAATGACATGTTTTGAAGATTGTTAAGAAAGAATATCTCCTACTCAGTGACTGATAGGGTAGGAATATTATATGGTTTCTGTCTTGTAGTGGTGACCACAGTTACTTCAACTTGGTCATCAAAGTTGTCAAAACAGGAAATGTTAACAAGCATTGAGTTAGAGAGAGTTCCTTTAAAGCTTAATGTATAAACATGCTTTCCAAATATTAAATGTTGCCCACATTTtaccactttttcttttatatttgtagCGTATGTTTCAAGAGCAACGAAATGTTCTTCAACAAGCTAGACTTCTTCAGAGCCAGaggctgaaaaaaattaaaaattcatatgaGCAATTCCTGAAGGTCTGTTGTATTTGGTAACACAGTACATCTCATAAAaacaatatgtatataaaagtagAAGATAGTCTGTGTCTATCCAAACTTATGGGGGAGAAAACATTTAGGTCGTGCCTGCCTTTAACTTGTTAAACATTCTCCATTTTGAATTCATTGGTCTGAATACAGCCTAATTGGTAAATGTGTTTTTAGTTTTAGGATTCCTTTATacttttgtgaaagtgaaagtgttagtcactcagtcatgtctgactctttgcaatcctgtggactgtagcctctgtccatggaattctccaggcaagaatactggagtcggttgccattcccttctccaggggaacttcctgacccagggatcgagcccaggtctcccacattgcaggcagattctttaccatctgagccatcagggaagcctatagtTTTGTGGGAATCATTTAAAATGGGGAACTGCAAACTGGGAATTTAATCTAGATGTATATACATGGTGAAGAAAACTGATACTTGATTAACCTTTTTATCATAACTATTTTGTTCAGCAATGAGTATTTAGGCGATCAGCCAAGGACAAATATATACTGGAAATTTAGGAATTTAATAAATTATCTCTAGGTGTCTTTTACCTTTCTCCTATTAACTGTTGCTGCTGCATATAAAGTCAGGCAGTTATAATtagtgaagaccttttttgttttcaaatgcaTTGTATGAACATTTATGGGGTATTTGCTTTTAGAATATGAGTAACTAATAGTGACTTTATATGCGAATTTATAATCACATAAGAAAGTCAAAGTGTATAACTGAATGAAAAACCCAGAAGTGGACTACGTGTTTGTGGATTGAAAGTGATTTGCTGTGATATTTGCACATTAGCAAACTGTTCTCAGTGCCTGTTGTCcctttcttcatatatatatgtgcatacttATTCAGGACGTGATAGGACCCTGCACATTCCCCTTCTTTTTCCTTGGAGAGGAAGCAGAAGTGCTCTTTTGAGTGACCATCTTGTCCAAATACAAGATGTTAATGTGTCACTCTTTTTAAACTAATTGAGATGGCTTAAGTAAACTAGTAAAAGGCTTTTAAATAGATAATCTTTAAAGAGCTTTAGAATCATATATGTGCAAAAGTTGTCTTGAACATGTTTCTAAGTAGACAAGATGTAGCTCTAATGTTACCTGAGAACCATTTACTACTAATTGGTGTGAAGATTTAATAAAGTACCAAAGAAGAGTGCTTCTGAAGGACATTGCTAAATGTCAGCATTTATGGTACTAACTTTAGTGTTATTTTTGACGCCTCCAAGTCCCTTATCCTTCCCACACAGCAATTACTGGGCTCTGCAATTTTTAGATCTGCATCTGCAATTTCtctcattttagaaaattgaaGTCTGACTGGTTTACAGCATTGTGTTTAGTTTTTGGTATACAGCAACGTGCTtcgttatgcatatatatacatacatgtgtattttccacagtttattgtgatccacacagtcaaaggctttggcatagtcaatagagcagaagtagatggtttttttttttttactctttcccttttttgatgatccagcagatgctggcaatttgatctctggttcctctgccttttctcaatccagcttgaacatctggaagttcatggttcatgtactattgaaccCTCGCTTGGGTGTATATGTAgatcatatacatacatatatatttagatacatattccagaaaaatatctatttctgctttattgagtatgactctgtagatcacaataaactgtggaaaattctgaaagagatgggaataccaaaccacctgacctgcctcttgagaaatctgtatgcaggtcaggaagcaacagctagaactggacatggaacaacagattggttccaaataggaaaaggagtacgtcaaggctacatttgtcaccctgcttatttaacttatatgtagagtacatcatgagaaacactgggctggaggaagcacaggctggaataaagattgatgggagaaatatcaataacctcagatatgcagatgacaccacccttatggcagaaagtgaagaggaactaaacagcttcttgatgaaggggaaagaggagagtgaaaaagttggcttaaagctccacattcagaaaactaagatcatggcatctggtcccatcacttcatggcaaatagatggggagacagtggaaacagtggctgactttatttttctgggctccaaaattactgcagaagtttactgcagccatgaaattaaaagatgcttactccttggaaggaaaattatgaccaacctagacagcatattaaaaggcagagacattactttgccaacaaaggtccatctagtcaaggctatggtttttccagtggtcatgtatggatgtgagagttggactataaagaaagctgagaggtataaaattgatgcttttgaactgtggtgttggagaagactcttgagagtcccttggactgcaaggagatccaaccagtccatcctgggtgttcattggaaggactgatgttgaagctgaaactccaatactttggccacctgatgcgaagagctgactcatttgaaaagtccctgatgctgggaaagattagggcaggaggagaaggggacgactcgggatgagatggttggatggcatcaccgactcaatggacatgagtttgggtgggctccgggagttggtaatggacaagaaggcctcgcgtgctgcagttcatggggtcttaaagagtccgacacaactgagcgactaaactgaactgaactgatacatacatatatagagttcatatatatatatatatacacacacacacacacactcatatatgtttctaaatatatacatacatatatatttcaatcaTTTTCCATTGTAGCTTACTataagatagtgaatatagttccctatgctacatAGTAAATCCTGTGTTCTttgtctgttttatgtatagtacaATAGTTTGCAcctatttcatttcttcctttgaatTCCCACTGCTGCTGCCCTACCTGGTTCAGGGCCTCATCATCCCTTGCTTGTTCTATTAAACTCTTGCCTGACTTCTCTCCTCTCCAATCCATCCTTCACACTTCTGTAATAATGATCCTCCTAAAattatcccttccctcctgcaATCCTGTCATTATAGCTTCCGAGTTTGAAGTTTTAGATGTTCAACGTGTCCCCCATAACAAGATCCCTCCTGCCTTTGTGGTTTCCCCACATACATTCTTTGTCTCCTCCCACCTGTCCAGATTGGTTGCTTTCTCTGCACTGTCACCATTACCTCCTTGCTTTGCATATGCTCCTCGCCTACAATAGGTTTGATTCCCTCCTTCTTTTACTAATTGACATCTTattcttttgccaacaaagtcagAATCAATCCTGTTTTCCACTACATAGTCACGGCAGAATGTGCTTCCTGAATTGTTataatgtttttgtcttttgttttttaattttaaaaatacgtaTAGAAAACCACAACTGGGCCTACAACCTCTCcttagcttttgttgttgttgttgttgttgtttgttttttagataggATGGAAGGAGGACTACTCTTACTTTTAGATAGAATGCACTTggtcaatatttgttgaatgaatggtaaAGATTTagaacataaatttgtttttcatcatGTAGCGAGGTCATAGTAGAGCTCATTCTATTCCCTCCAGTGGAGCCATGTTTCACTCATTATTAGTCACTATACATGCAT
Protein-coding sequences here:
- the LOC122435897 gene encoding synaptonemal complex protein 3-like; amino-acid sequence: MERPQRKRLRRVKDASKEIQDAPMEAQDMAACDSGSQERRELSEPESVCQENSSVTETLGGEQPSAETFQEDLRNEIQKMLEEFRVDMKQALLAKRKKFEMNTRATIKITNEKLDSVWKTHQEQRQNLYLKYAQQFQTLFREWDLDMKKAQEQEEKLARMFQEQRNVLQQARLLQSQRLKKIKNSYEQFLKRMEELEKDHEHFLSDEQSEIRQGMAMLQDKIIVEALQNELQMLQKFLLSLLF